GGGTGACGCGCGGCGTGGCATATTTGTCCTTGATGGTCATCAGCTCGTCCTTCACGATGCCCAGCACGCGGGATTCGTTGGCCAGAATGTCCAGATAGTCCTTGATCCGGACGAGGAGCTCCATGTAGTCCGCGGAGATTTTGTCGTTTTCCAGGGCCGTCAACTGGTACAGGCGCAGGTCCAGGATGGAGTTTACCTGGCGTTCCGTGAAGATGTAGCGGTCCTCCTGCACGGAGGGCTGGGAACGGATCAGGATGCCGAGGCTTTCCGCCGTCTGCGTGGTGAAGGTATATGCCTGGAGGCGTTCACGGGCTTCCTCCCTGTTTTTGGAGTCGCGGATGATGCGGATGAAGTCGTCCATGTGGCCCAGGGCCAGCAGGAAGGCTTCCAGCCGTTCGGCGTCCTTCTCGGCGTCGCCCAGCAGGTAGCGCGTGCGGCGCACGACCACCTCGCGCCGGTGCTCAATGTAGAAGTTGATGGCGTCCAGCATGGCGAGCGTCTTGGGCCGGTTGTCGTGAATCGCCAGCATGTTCACGGAGAAGGAGGTCTCCATGGACGTGAGCTTGTAGAGCTGGTTCATGACCACCTGCGGACGGGCGTCCCGCTTGAGCTCGATTTCAATGCAGGTTTTTTCGTCGGAAAGGTCGCGGATGCCGGAGATGTCCGTCAGTATCTTGTCCTTGTACAGTTCCGCGATGCGTTCCTGAAGGGCGGCGCGGTTTACGCCGTAGGGAACTTCCCGGATGATGAGCAGGTCCTTGCCGGAATCCGTCTGCTCAATGTCGATCTTGCCGCGGATGCGCACGGAACCGCGTCCGGTGCGGAAGTAGTTGTCAATGCCGGAGAAGCCCAGAATGTCGCCCCCGGTGGGGAAGTCCGGCCCCTTGATGAACTGGCGCAGTTCATCCACCGTCATGTGCGGGGAGTCGATTACGGCGCAGATGCCGTCCACCACTTCCCCCAGGTTGTGCGGAGGCATGTTGGTGGCCATCCCCACCGCAATCCCGGTGCCGCCGTTCACCAGCAGGTTGGGGAAGGCGGAAGGGAAGACGGTGGGTTCCGTATGCTCGTTGTCGTACGTGGGAACGAAGTCCACCGTATCCTTGTCCAGGTCCGCCATCAGGGCGACCCCCATGCCGGAGAGCTTAGCTTCCGTGTATCGGGCGGCGGCGGGCGGGTCACCGTCCGGAGTACCGAAGTTACCCTGGCCGATGACCAGGATGTCGCGCATGGACCAGTCCTGCGCCATATTCACCAGCGTGCCGTAAATGGCGGCATCTCCGTGCGGGTGGTAGTTACCCATCGTGTCCCCCACGATCTTGGAGCATTTGCGGGTCTTCCCGCCCGGGCTGAGGTTCAGTTCCTTCATGGCGTAGAGAATGCGCCGCTGGGAAGGCTTGAGGCCGTCTCTCACGTCCGGCAGGGCGCGGGAGATGATGACGGACATGGAGTAGTCCAGGAAGGAGGTGGACAGCTCGTTGGCTACGTCCACCGGTTTGATTCTATTGTTTTCCATGGTGCTGAGAAAAAGGATGGGGATTAGATGTCAAGGTTGCGGACATTGAGGGCGTGGTCCACAATGTAGTTTTTGCGGGGTTCCACGACGTCCCCCATCAGGATGGTGAACATTTCATCAGCCCTCACGGCGTTGTCGTCATTCAGGATGACGCGGAGCAGCTCGCGCTTTTCCGGGTCCATCGTCGTCTTGAACAGGTCCTTGGCATCCATTTCACCGAGACCCTTGAATCGCGTGATTTCCACGCCGCGCTTGCCGATGCCGATGACGGTTTCCAGGATGTCCATGACGGAGAAGAGGGGGGTGATCCGTTCCTTTTCCCCTTCACCTTCCACCAGTTCAAACAGGGGCTTGTCCAGGGAAACGAGCATGTTGGACGGTATGCCCAGTTCCGCCAGCCGCACCAGCGTGCGGGTGATGGCTTTGGCCTCATGCAGTTCGTGCGTGATGGAACGGCGGCTGGGGCCTTCCCGGTCCGGAACGGGATTGGCAAGGAGCTCTTCTTCCGAAGGCATCCCGAAGATGAAAAGGTCCCTGTTCTCGTCGGAGAAAGCCGTCAGGGCTTCCACATCATGGAAGTAGCATATTTCTTCTTCATTCCCGCAGCGGATTTTGACGAGGAATTCGGGGAATTCCCCGTGCTGCTCGCGGTGAGTAAGCAGGTCCCCGAAGGAACCGCCCTGCGTCTGTACGGATTCCGTGTAGCGCTGGAGGTTGACCAGCGTTTCCAGGATGGTGGAGAGTTCCTCAGAAGTGAACGTCCGGGAACCGTCCGCCATGCGCAGCGTCACGTCGTTGACGGCCAGCTCAATGAGCTTGCGGTTCAGGGCGACGTCATCCTGCACGTATTCCTCCTTTTTCTTGCGGATAATGCGGTAGAGGGGAGCCTGGGCAATGTAGAGATACCCAGCGCGCACCAATTGCGGCATGTGGCGGCAGAAGAAGGTGAGAAGCAGCGTCCGGATGTGGGCGCCGTCCACGTCGGCGTCAGTCATGATGATGATTTTGTGGTAGCGCACGCGGTCCAGCTTGAAGGAGGCTTCGTCATCCCCTTCCCCGATCCCGGCGCCGATAGCCGTGATCATGTTCTGGATTTCCTTGCTTCCCAGGGCTTTGTCCAGCCGGGCCTTTTCCACGTTGAGCACCTTGCCGCGCAAAGGCAGGATGGCCTGCGTGCGGCGGTCGCGGCCCATTTTGGCGGAACCGCCGGCGGAGTCGCCTTCCACAATGAAGAGTTCGCACTTGGCGGGGTCCCGGTCGGAGCAGTCCGCCAGCTTGCCGGGCAGGCCACCGATAGAAAGGGCGCTTTTACGCACCGTTTCACGGGCCTTGCGGGCGGCTTCCCGCGCGCGGGCGGCCGTGATGCTCTTTTCGATGATCTTCTTGGCCATCGCCGGATTTTCCTCGAAGTACGTCTTGATCTCTTCGTACACGACGTTGCTCACCACGCCTTCGATTTCCGTGTTCACCAGCTTGTCCTTCGTCTGGGAGGAGAAGCGGGGATTGGGCATCTTGACGGAGATGACCGCCACGAGGCCTTCCCGGACGTCCTCCCCGCTCAGGGAGGGGTCTTTTTCCTTCAGCAGCCCGTTGGATTTGGCATAGCCGTTGATCACGCGCGTGAGGGCGCTCCGGAAGCCGGAAAGATGCGTACCGCCATCGCCGTTGTAGATGGAGTTGGCAAAGCAGAGGATGTTGGTTTCATACGTGCTGTTGTACTGGAAGACCACGTCCACCAGAACATCGTCGTCCATCCTCTTGCCGTCGTATTCCACTTCCACCTTGCGGACGCCGGAAATGGCAATAGGCTCTTCATTGATGACATCCTTGTTCATTCCGAGCTGGCGGACGAACTCCACGATGCCTTCCTTGTAGTAAAACGACTCACGGCGGACGGGAGCCTCCCGTTCGTCGATGAGCTCAATGACCAGCCCGGGGTTCAGGAAGGCAAGCTCGCGCAGGCGGGTCGTCAGGCGGTCGAACTTGAATTCCGTAGTATCCGTGAAAATGGTGGCGTCCGGGAAGAAGGTGATGGTGGTTCCCGTTATTTCACAGGAGCAGCCGCCCACCACGCGCAGTGGTTCCGTCGTCTTGCCGCGTTCAAACTTGATTTGGTAGCGCTGGCCGTCGCGGCGGACTTCCGCCTTGAACCAGTCCGACAGGGCATTCACGCATTTGGCGCCCACCCCGTGGAGACCGCCGGAATATTTGTAGGCCCCCTGGCCGAACTTGCCTCCCGCATGCAGGTTGGTCAGCACCAGTTCCACAGCGGGAATGCCGAATTTGGGGTGCATATCCACCGGAATGCCGCGCCCGTTGTCCACAATGGAAATGGAACCGTCCACGTGGATTACAATGTCAATCTTGCTGCAGTAGCCGGCCAGGTGCTCGTCAATGGAGTTATCCAGAACTTCAAATACACAATGGTGCAAGCCGCGCTCATCAGGGTCCCCAATGTACATGCCGGGCCTCTTCCGCACAGCCTCCAGGCCTTCCAATTTATCAATCTGCGCGGCGCCGTATTCATGCTGCGCCGTCGTGGAAACGGCGGTTTCAACAACCTCGTTGGTATCTTCGGACATAACTGAAATATACTACGCCGATCTTAATTTTTTGCAAGACTAATCTAAGAAACGCGTGCGCGCGCGTAGGGCGTACCCCTGCAAAAACCCGTCATAATCGCGTAAAAAGGGGTCTAAAGCAAGCTCTCCGGCTTTTTTAGTCTCTCAGTAGCGGAAAAGTAATAAAAGACAATTTGGGCCGTCTTTTGCAGAGAGGAAGGAAAAATGCTGATTGGGGGAGTTAGGGGGAAATGGACTAAATGGACACTATGGACGGAATGGATCAAACGGAGAAAAACACTTCTTGCCTACTAAGTCCACTAAGTCCACTAAGTCCACTAAGTCCATTGAGTCCATCTCCCTACCAACAACAACAAGGCCGCCCCGGGTTACCCGGAACGGCCTCTGTTTTTCCAGCAGAAGCGGCGTTTCCGCCGCTCCTCCGGCACCTTAACCTTCTTTAGAAGTCGTAGCGGTAGCCTATGCTTCCGTTGAGAGAGCTGGCTCCGTTGCGGATGTCCGCGTTGCCGTTGACAAAGATCGTTCCCTGCGTCCCTACCGGCACGCTCAGACCCGCTCCTATCTGCAACGCCGTCCTCCCTACTTTCGCTCCACGCACTTGCTGCATGTAGCCGGGGTTGGCCAGGAAGCCCACTGCCGTTTCTCCACGGTCGTCTCCCAGGTCCTGGGCCGCGTTGACACGCAGTTCCGCCAGCGCTTCCCTCCCGAAGAGGTTGCTGCCTACAAGACCCATCCACCGGCCGCCAAGCGCAAGCGTGCCCGTCGTCCATTCCTGCTTGTCCACGCTCAGACCCGCGTTGCCCGCTCCCATTTCACGGTAGCCGTCCATGCGCGTGGTCACCACCGAGGCGTTGAACAGGGGCTGCAGGATGCTGCTCCTGTTTTCGTTGAGGTAGATGTCGTAGGTGAGTTCATACATCGCTCCAAGGCCCCAGCCGTTGGTGCTGCCTTCCGTTCTGTAGCTGCCCGCTCCGTAGTCCACCGTCCGGTTGAGTTTGGCGTCGTTCCACCCGCCCGTCAGGATGAGCGTGTGGGCCCATCTCTTGCTCTGGTAGCGCCCGAAGAGGTTGGCGTAGTAGCTGTCCAGGTGGCCATCGGCCGTGTCCGCCGCGCTGGCCGTCAGGTCGCCGTAGTTGGCCGTAAAGGCCGCCCCCATCGTGAAGGAGTCGCTGAGGTCCACGTCCACCCCGAAGGTGCCTCCCCAGGTGGTGAGCTTGTAGCCGCTTTCATCTCCCTTAGTGTCCAGCTGGGCGTAGGAGCCCGTGCCTTCCATCCACATGTGGAAGTAGGGAAGGTCTTCGTTGATGTAGGCGGGGTTGACGCCCATTTGGTTGGTGCGGTTGCGTATCCATCCCATTTGTTCTCGCAGGGCGTCGCGCTGGGCCGTACCCAGCGCGTTGACCGTGGAACCGGCTACGGCGGCCATGGCGCGTGCCGCCTCTCCCGGATTGGATGCCGTCAGAGAACCGATGGCGTCGTCCACCTGCTTGAGCAGGGAGTCTCCGGGAATGCCTCCGGGCAGGTTCCAGAGCAGTTCCGCCCCGGCCCTTGAGTTAAAGGAGTGTGCAACACGGGCATATTTGTTGTCCCTGGAAGCCGTGGCCACCAGGACCAGATTTCCTCCGTCAATGGTCAGGTACGCGCCGCTTTCAAATTTCTTGAATGCCGCGGAAGAGTCCAGCGTGATCGCGAGCTTGTCGCTGCCGTCGAGGTCAATGTCTCCCGCGCCCTGCATGAGCGTGTAGCTCCCGTCCGCACCCAGCACAAGTTCATTTTTGCCCGTGGAGCTGAGTACGATGTCCGCGCCCTGGCTAATGCTGATGTTCCCCGTTACATTGATGATAGGGCCGGCATAGTCCGTGTTGAACGTGAGGTTGGTCGTGGAACCGCTGCCAAGCGTCAGACTGCTCAGGGTGAGTGCCGTGTTGGCCTTCGGGTCATCTACCGTGCCGCCCATCCGGATATCCAGGCGTCCGCTGTTGTTCAGAGCCCAACTGCTGCCGGATGCCGTCACCACATTGTTCAACACCTGGCCGGCCTTGCCCGTGATGGAGAGCGTTCCTTTTCCTTCCAGCGTTCCGCTGAAGACATGGCCGGAACCGGTATCTCCGCTATTGACGGAAAGATCCCCTCCATTGCCCTTCAGGGTTCCCGCCCCGCCAAGGCCGGAGACGGCATTGCCCGTGGTGGAGCCTATGTCAAGGGTACCGGAAGCGGTATCGTTTTTCACCAGTTCCACCACGTTGCCGCCGCGGAGGCCGGCTGTGCCGGAAAGCGTGAGCTTGTCATTGAGAACGAGTGCTCCATTTCCCCCAATCGTGCTGTGGTCAAGGGAACTTGCACCATTAATGGTTACATTCGCACCGGAACCGAGAGACAGCGTTCCGCCTTCGCCCTCGTCCGTCAGGTCACCCATCACGGCATCCTTGCCGACAACCATGGAAGAAGCGGCACCCGTTCCCGCAAGCACTACATG
This genomic stretch from Akkermansia biwaensis harbors:
- the gyrA gene encoding DNA gyrase subunit A is translated as MENNRIKPVDVANELSTSFLDYSMSVIISRALPDVRDGLKPSQRRILYAMKELNLSPGGKTRKCSKIVGDTMGNYHPHGDAAIYGTLVNMAQDWSMRDILVIGQGNFGTPDGDPPAAARYTEAKLSGMGVALMADLDKDTVDFVPTYDNEHTEPTVFPSAFPNLLVNGGTGIAVGMATNMPPHNLGEVVDGICAVIDSPHMTVDELRQFIKGPDFPTGGDILGFSGIDNYFRTGRGSVRIRGKIDIEQTDSGKDLLIIREVPYGVNRAALQERIAELYKDKILTDISGIRDLSDEKTCIEIELKRDARPQVVMNQLYKLTSMETSFSVNMLAIHDNRPKTLAMLDAINFYIEHRREVVVRRTRYLLGDAEKDAERLEAFLLALGHMDDFIRIIRDSKNREEARERLQAYTFTTQTAESLGILIRSQPSVQEDRYIFTERQVNSILDLRLYQLTALENDKISADYMELLVRIKDYLDILANESRVLGIVKDELMTIKDKYATPRVTRIIPFAGDMAIEDLIPNDTMIVTITHSGYIKRTNSAEYRVQARGGKGVKAATTKGAKKDTEADFIEHLFAAQNHDYLMFFTNTGRVYVDRVYEIDEAARSAQGRNIKNLLDLQPEEAIAAILRLERRVDEKGNDITFAEDSGNVVFATKDGTVKKTSLNDFVNYRKAGIIAINLEEGNSLVNAELTTGENEIVLVTHDGMSIRFPESDLRTQGRNTIGVRGIRPRSGDYVVALAIVDPQKTLLVASENGLGKRTSFDEYRTQGRGGTGIKTMNCTDKTGKVVSATVVSDEDELMLMTTAGQSVRIKVATVRETGRATQGVKLMTLNDGEAIQDISIVIPDDDDEEMEGAEAGENAADSAEEEPAAEAEAPGEE
- the gyrB gene encoding DNA topoisomerase (ATP-hydrolyzing) subunit B; the protein is MSEDTNEVVETAVSTTAQHEYGAAQIDKLEGLEAVRKRPGMYIGDPDERGLHHCVFEVLDNSIDEHLAGYCSKIDIVIHVDGSISIVDNGRGIPVDMHPKFGIPAVELVLTNLHAGGKFGQGAYKYSGGLHGVGAKCVNALSDWFKAEVRRDGQRYQIKFERGKTTEPLRVVGGCSCEITGTTITFFPDATIFTDTTEFKFDRLTTRLRELAFLNPGLVIELIDEREAPVRRESFYYKEGIVEFVRQLGMNKDVINEEPIAISGVRKVEVEYDGKRMDDDVLVDVVFQYNSTYETNILCFANSIYNGDGGTHLSGFRSALTRVINGYAKSNGLLKEKDPSLSGEDVREGLVAVISVKMPNPRFSSQTKDKLVNTEIEGVVSNVVYEEIKTYFEENPAMAKKIIEKSITAARAREAARKARETVRKSALSIGGLPGKLADCSDRDPAKCELFIVEGDSAGGSAKMGRDRRTQAILPLRGKVLNVEKARLDKALGSKEIQNMITAIGAGIGEGDDEASFKLDRVRYHKIIIMTDADVDGAHIRTLLLTFFCRHMPQLVRAGYLYIAQAPLYRIIRKKKEEYVQDDVALNRKLIELAVNDVTLRMADGSRTFTSEELSTILETLVNLQRYTESVQTQGGSFGDLLTHREQHGEFPEFLVKIRCGNEEEICYFHDVEALTAFSDENRDLFIFGMPSEEELLANPVPDREGPSRRSITHELHEAKAITRTLVRLAELGIPSNMLVSLDKPLFELVEGEGEKERITPLFSVMDILETVIGIGKRGVEITRFKGLGEMDAKDLFKTTMDPEKRELLRVILNDDNAVRADEMFTILMGDVVEPRKNYIVDHALNVRNLDI